A genomic stretch from Methylorubrum extorquens includes:
- a CDS encoding protein of unknown function (Evidence 5 : Unknown function) produces the protein MSPDPASARGAVAVAGAMPSPRGKTGRGMTRVRSCLDVGPLWGVVGLNDGVPAFPLRLGPAGR, from the coding sequence GTGTCGCCCGATCCGGCAAGTGCGCGTGGCGCCGTGGCGGTCGCGGGAGCCATGCCTTCACCCCGTGGCAAGACCGGCCGAGGCATGACGCGTGTTCGATCGTGCCTTGATGTCGGACCTCTGTGGGGCGTGGTCGGCTTGAATGACGGCGTGCCGGCGTTTCCGCTCCGGTTAGGCCCTGCGGGACGGTGA